A part of Clostridia bacterium genomic DNA contains:
- the cmk gene encoding (d)CMP kinase, whose protein sequence is MNKRNIAIDGPAGSGKSTIAKLLSEKMGYIYLDTGAMYRAAALYFIRKNIKPCEKDKIISELKNININIEYHLDKQLVFLNGEDVTGKIRTPEVSSMASNIAVIPDVRIMLVDIQRNIANNNNVIMDGRDIGTYVLPHADKKFYLTATVEERAVRRYKELKEKGCNVNLTELKKEIKKRDENDMNREFAPLKKASDAILIDTTNKSIEQVVAKILAHI, encoded by the coding sequence AGCAAAATTACTTTCAGAGAAAATGGGATATATATATCTTGATACCGGTGCGATGTACAGAGCAGCTGCGCTCTATTTTATAAGAAAAAATATTAAACCTTGTGAAAAAGATAAAATAATCAGTGAATTAAAAAATATTAATATTAACATAGAATATCATCTGGACAAGCAGTTGGTATTTCTAAATGGTGAAGACGTAACTGGGAAAATAAGGACTCCTGAGGTTTCATCCATGGCCTCAAACATAGCTGTGATACCCGATGTAAGAATAATGTTGGTAGATATTCAGAGGAATATTGCTAACAATAATAATGTTATAATGGATGGAAGGGATATAGGTACATATGTATTGCCACATGCAGATAAGAAATTTTATTTAACTGCTACAGTAGAAGAAAGAGCAGTAAGAAGATATAAGGAATTAAAAGAAAAAGGTTGCAACGTTAACTTAACGGAGCTAAAAAAAGAAATCAAAAAAAGAGATGAAAATGATATGAACAGAGAATTTGCACCTTTAAAAAAAGCTTCTGATGCAATTTTAATCGACACAACAAACAAATCAATCGAACAAGTAGTTGCTAAAATATTAGCTCATATATAA
- a CDS encoding lysophospholipid acyltransferase family protein, whose translation MFYKFAKIIVSVILKLMYNIEVQGLDNIPKKGPCIVFSNHISYLDPLVIGITLERQIFFMAKKELYKNPIMRFILNHLGAFPVSRGKGDIGAIKNSLKVLRRGDIFGIFPEGTRSKNKNLKKLEPGIALIALRSKAPLIPIYIKTDYKLFSKVSVNIGKPINLDGYKGKNQKEMLDDISQYILDQLMKLGE comes from the coding sequence ATGTTCTATAAATTTGCAAAAATTATTGTATCCGTTATACTTAAATTGATGTATAATATTGAAGTTCAAGGTTTGGATAATATTCCTAAAAAAGGGCCCTGTATAGTATTTTCAAATCATATATCATATCTAGACCCTCTGGTTATAGGAATAACTTTAGAAAGACAGATTTTTTTTATGGCAAAAAAAGAACTTTACAAAAATCCTATAATGAGGTTTATATTAAACCATTTAGGTGCGTTTCCAGTGAGCAGGGGAAAAGGAGATATCGGTGCAATAAAAAATTCATTGAAAGTTTTAAGAAGAGGGGATATATTCGGGATCTTCCCTGAAGGTACTAGAAGTAAGAATAAAAATTTAAAAAAGTTAGAACCAGGCATTGCTCTTATAGCTTTAAGGTCTAAAGCTCCTTTGATACCTATATACATAAAGACCGATTACAAATTGTTTAGCAAAGTAAGCGTCAATATCGGTAAGCCCATTAATTTGGATGGCTATAAAGGTAAAAATCAAAAGGAAATGCTAGATGATATAAGTCAATATATTTTAGACCAATTGATGAAATTAGGTGAATAA